The following are from one region of the Elusimicrobiota bacterium genome:
- a CDS encoding HEAT repeat domain-containing protein → MTQADPLVRAAALCVFFCGAALAAPVRIAPPPDIRAQARDLERRLDDLERRFREMDRKLMRESLEVLHVDAVLSRYPPGSKEAEEAESRAKDILDEAKREAPLILEMTVLSRRLQTYRETGTLPAGIPDLYAVRRLLEKPWTERTETPMSERELPALMRQLLRYDELSGRPPRLEAAWVLPSASTLPAKGRGAALPQAPRPPERTSAAAPAAALERGAGRGREHYDPVPALIGLLSSKVPLSRALAADELGRRGAAAASAVPALRAALGDPDAGVRSSAVLALGGIGGLPAEVVAEVRRALLDRDEDVRFSARVALRRLGATR, encoded by the coding sequence GTGACGCAAGCGGATCCTCTCGTCCGGGCCGCGGCCCTCTGCGTCTTCTTCTGCGGCGCCGCGCTCGCCGCTCCCGTCCGCATCGCGCCTCCGCCGGACATCCGAGCCCAGGCCCGGGACCTGGAGCGCCGCCTGGACGATCTGGAACGCCGCTTCAGGGAGATGGACCGGAAGCTCATGCGCGAGAGCCTCGAGGTCCTTCATGTCGACGCCGTCCTGAGCCGCTACCCGCCCGGGAGCAAGGAGGCGGAGGAGGCGGAATCCCGCGCGAAAGACATCTTGGACGAGGCGAAGCGGGAGGCCCCGCTCATCCTCGAGATGACGGTCCTCTCGCGGCGCCTGCAGACCTATCGGGAAACGGGGACCCTCCCGGCCGGGATCCCTGATCTCTACGCGGTCCGGAGGCTGCTCGAGAAGCCCTGGACGGAACGGACCGAGACGCCGATGTCCGAACGGGAACTCCCGGCGCTCATGCGACAGCTCCTGCGCTATGACGAGCTCTCCGGTCGGCCCCCGCGACTCGAGGCCGCATGGGTCCTTCCGTCCGCCTCCACGCTCCCGGCGAAAGGGAGGGGAGCGGCGCTTCCCCAGGCACCTCGACCCCCCGAACGGACCTCGGCGGCGGCTCCGGCCGCCGCGCTCGAGCGCGGCGCGGGGAGAGGTCGGGAGCACTACGACCCGGTCCCGGCGCTGATCGGCCTGCTCTCGTCGAAGGTGCCGCTCAGCCGCGCGCTCGCGGCCGACGAGCTCGGCCGGCGCGGGGCCGCGGCGGCCTCCGCCGTGCCCGCGCTGCGGGCCGCGCTCGGCGACCCCGACGCCGGCGTCCGGTCCAGCGCGGTGCTGGCGCTGGGCGGCATCGGCGGACTTCCGGCGGAGGTCGTCGCGGAGGTCCGGCGGGCCCTGCTCGACCGCGACGAGGACGTCCGCTTCAGCGCGCGGGTCGCGCTGCGGCGTCTGGGGGCGACGCGCTGA
- the carA gene encoding glutamine-hydrolyzing carbamoyl-phosphate synthase small subunit has protein sequence MRTPAWLALEDGTVFRGFSCGARGETAGELVFNTSMTGYQEVLTDPSYKGQLVAMTYPQIGNYGVAHEDDESGRPELEGFVVRELCRAPSNWRSVEPLDLFLRRHGITAIEGVDTRALTLRLRAKGALRAVLSTESPEGLVRRARAHPLLGGRDLARTVTCAEPYDWDEPLPSGPNGLEALPKTSGRRPLVAVLDFGVKRGILRCLVSCGCRVRVFPAATPAKDILALEPDGVLLSNGPGDPEPLDYAVATVRALLAARVPLFGICLGHQLLGLALGGRTFKLKFGHHGANHPVQDLATGRVEVTTQNHGFCVDLASLPKAVRTTHVNLNDRTSEGLAHAELPAFSVQYHPEASAGPHDSRYLFLRFKELMAARNPSRGKVHA, from the coding sequence ATGAGAACACCCGCTTGGTTGGCCCTTGAGGACGGTACCGTCTTCAGGGGCTTTTCATGCGGCGCCCGCGGGGAGACCGCCGGCGAGCTCGTGTTCAATACCTCGATGACGGGCTACCAGGAAGTCCTCACCGACCCCTCCTACAAGGGCCAGCTCGTCGCGATGACGTACCCCCAGATCGGCAACTACGGCGTCGCGCACGAGGACGACGAGTCCGGCCGCCCGGAACTCGAGGGCTTCGTCGTGCGCGAGCTCTGCCGCGCGCCCTCGAACTGGCGCAGCGTCGAGCCCCTGGACCTCTTCCTCAGGCGCCACGGCATCACCGCCATCGAGGGCGTCGACACCCGCGCGCTGACCCTGCGCCTGCGCGCGAAGGGCGCGCTGCGCGCGGTGCTCTCCACGGAGAGTCCCGAGGGCCTCGTGCGCCGTGCCCGCGCGCATCCCCTTCTCGGGGGCCGCGACCTCGCCCGGACCGTGACCTGCGCCGAGCCCTACGACTGGGACGAGCCGCTCCCCTCCGGCCCCAACGGCCTCGAGGCGCTCCCCAAGACGTCGGGCCGGCGGCCGCTCGTCGCCGTCCTCGACTTCGGCGTCAAGCGCGGCATCCTGCGCTGCCTCGTCTCCTGCGGCTGCCGGGTGCGCGTCTTCCCCGCCGCGACCCCGGCGAAGGACATCCTCGCGCTCGAGCCCGACGGCGTCCTGCTCTCCAACGGCCCCGGCGACCCCGAGCCGCTGGACTACGCGGTCGCGACCGTCCGCGCCCTGCTGGCCGCCCGCGTCCCGCTCTTCGGCATCTGCCTCGGGCACCAGCTCCTCGGGCTCGCGCTCGGCGGCAGGACCTTCAAGCTCAAGTTCGGACATCACGGCGCCAACCATCCGGTCCAGGACCTCGCCACCGGCCGCGTCGAGGTCACGACGCAGAACCACGGCTTCTGCGTGGACCTCGCTTCCCTGCCCAAGGCGGTGCGCACGACGCACGTGAATCTCAACGACCGCACCTCCGAGGGCCTCGCCCACGCCGAGCTGCCCGCCTTCTCCGTCCAGTATCACCCCGAAGCTTCGGCGGGGCCGCACGACTCGCGCTACCTCTTCCTCCGCTTCAAGGAGCTCATGGCCGCACGCAACCCCTCCCGCGGGAAAGTACATGCCTAG
- a CDS encoding RNB domain-containing ribonuclease, producing MRTGKRMLALVLSLGLLAPALRAQVRSIAVEAAPSAPAVVPQGAGLPQAISLPSQALGAGLALPAPAPLPKLVSPSAAAKAAPALSLPAPAAATSAKVAGIGKISAAAPSTPLGTGVNAASAAIEAAAGTAFGRKVRAIAAGVAEAGKTLSEPGADGGKAAAGAQFRKLTDEDEGEKEDFASLLEESLSGWESGKAGSSSDGAEILQGEIEGVDFNERQLHRVSRTSAALEKAVAVAAGTVFQGAVLQVRSRGSSARLTHSESNPDYDLMARLPESWTPEQAAEAVEKNLPALKAALAASVSRETAGFFPGVATRVSVDNPVPLYDPADGSRAVGVYMFPVHVAGPTGLLIDADVTFTRRPEYANDYPVYFAAQLAGVRRLGGEAAAAKVLRDIRLAKRLFTDAIGSYKPWRGGPSGVGVEQMVMQSGRVSDADKGRTVLEVGSFDKFMERVYAAAFDEDGRSRGFKKAKKAWTVHNAFMRPDSFVELMSEGSWNRLAQSARLYREAKFVGRPIALAALRWEKPAPAPYVRPEERAVPVLETAAPKTLALRMTSALRLLKTQHLVAAVLRDLKEEGLEVEKHRVSLQRLEGKNVYTIALQLPASADLERSSQLLSAALRAEEPGAVVEPAPAEGALKVADAQLQIKPHAGPGAREAVERAAGRLARRLGLGRPEVLERTDEKGVYNVGFSLEGRDHDSFSAAAVEFFKKATGVLLAAIAYPTAGEPAKAAPDGAAPGALTLEMLERFTQNGPAPAARGDAYLYAQGAKVLPAGLEAAGAARAYENLATEGRYSRTHTMLLRRNGRSYVMLESFNEEGMPVMRPVKVPARYTQGLVTDTLVEVSYDEQGIRGLTPVGGYAADVVIGRAARAPDGALRLFPLFAGDTAKALYAPLSIAGAAPREGEILQVFVRPVRGGYEAVPLMALGTELTPEIAAREIALRHGARGYFEEAVVRQAEEIGRSQDPAADFRRMKESKGRSEDLRELPFVTIDPVGAGDLDDAYFVRKEADGSYTWYLATADVAQYVRPGTPAFRAAARIGNTFYAVDKDGVPEYPMNHPVVSKFVSSLLAGKDSLAMVSKMRFSPEGKFLLDESEVFLGLVRVQGRYTYDQVGALWKGEKGAAGTPLDPAALAERKRAAAGHGIEHLEQVELARELSKKLDAADGERGKLKLHFQQTVHRKGADGRWGTFIVEEDPLVEESHRLIEELKVYGNRAIAVRLEAIAAQAGVPHISRIHPAQDEKINERLREELSEIGVPWPSNQTLWQYLAALRERTDLREEVRETAQLLALRSRSSALYSADDAKGHEGLALEAKAYDHPSTPIRRFSDMYNRALLEAYLEGSDPKAVHEAVLADMKALGFEDFEEYLLHLNGREQASRRMDHEMDEFMSVYMLAKPENRNRPLTGYVKMLKQGKNAEAVIQLREIPATIILRDEDARAFRLLDEVGVVVRSADLATLEVDARISKVEKR from the coding sequence ATGCGCACGGGGAAACGGATGCTCGCTCTCGTCCTCTCGCTGGGCCTGCTCGCCCCGGCGCTCCGTGCGCAGGTCCGCAGCATCGCCGTCGAGGCGGCGCCTTCCGCCCCCGCCGTCGTCCCGCAGGGCGCCGGGCTCCCGCAGGCGATCTCCCTGCCTTCCCAGGCCCTCGGCGCGGGGCTCGCCCTTCCCGCGCCGGCGCCGCTGCCGAAGCTCGTCTCGCCTTCGGCGGCCGCGAAAGCCGCCCCCGCTCTCTCGCTCCCCGCGCCCGCGGCGGCGACGAGCGCGAAAGTCGCGGGCATCGGCAAGATCTCCGCCGCCGCTCCCTCGACTCCGCTCGGGACGGGCGTGAACGCCGCGTCCGCCGCGATCGAGGCCGCGGCGGGCACGGCGTTCGGCCGGAAGGTCCGGGCCATCGCGGCCGGCGTGGCGGAGGCGGGGAAGACGCTCTCCGAGCCCGGCGCCGACGGCGGCAAGGCGGCGGCCGGCGCGCAGTTCCGCAAGCTCACCGACGAGGACGAGGGGGAGAAGGAGGACTTCGCCTCCCTGCTCGAGGAGAGCCTCTCCGGCTGGGAGTCGGGCAAGGCCGGGAGCTCTTCCGACGGCGCGGAGATCCTCCAGGGCGAGATCGAGGGCGTCGATTTCAACGAGCGGCAGCTGCACCGCGTGAGCCGCACGAGCGCCGCGCTCGAGAAGGCCGTGGCCGTCGCCGCCGGGACCGTCTTCCAGGGGGCCGTCCTCCAGGTGCGCTCGCGCGGCTCCTCGGCCCGCCTGACGCACAGCGAGAGCAACCCCGACTACGACCTGATGGCGCGCCTCCCCGAATCCTGGACGCCGGAGCAGGCGGCCGAGGCCGTCGAGAAGAACCTCCCCGCGCTCAAGGCCGCGCTCGCCGCGAGCGTGAGCCGCGAGACCGCCGGCTTCTTCCCCGGCGTCGCGACGAGGGTCTCCGTCGACAACCCGGTGCCGCTCTACGACCCCGCCGACGGCAGCCGGGCCGTCGGCGTCTACATGTTCCCGGTCCACGTCGCCGGCCCGACGGGCCTGCTCATCGACGCCGACGTCACCTTCACCCGCCGCCCCGAGTACGCCAACGACTACCCCGTCTACTTCGCGGCCCAGCTCGCCGGCGTGCGGCGCCTGGGAGGCGAGGCCGCGGCCGCGAAGGTCCTGCGCGACATCCGCCTGGCCAAGCGCCTCTTCACCGACGCCATCGGCTCCTACAAGCCGTGGCGCGGCGGGCCCAGCGGCGTCGGCGTCGAGCAGATGGTCATGCAGTCGGGCCGGGTCTCGGACGCCGACAAGGGCCGCACGGTGCTCGAGGTCGGGAGCTTCGACAAGTTCATGGAGCGGGTCTACGCCGCCGCCTTCGACGAGGACGGACGCTCGCGCGGCTTCAAGAAGGCGAAGAAGGCGTGGACCGTCCACAACGCCTTCATGCGCCCCGACAGCTTCGTCGAGCTCATGAGCGAGGGTTCGTGGAACCGGCTCGCACAGTCCGCGCGGCTCTACCGCGAGGCGAAGTTCGTCGGGCGTCCGATCGCCCTCGCGGCCCTGCGCTGGGAGAAGCCGGCCCCGGCCCCCTACGTCCGCCCCGAGGAGCGGGCGGTCCCCGTGCTCGAGACGGCCGCGCCGAAGACGCTCGCCCTGCGCATGACCTCCGCGCTGCGCCTGCTCAAGACCCAGCACCTCGTCGCCGCGGTCCTGCGCGACCTTAAAGAGGAAGGTCTCGAGGTCGAGAAGCACCGCGTCTCGCTTCAGCGTCTCGAGGGGAAGAACGTCTACACCATCGCCCTCCAGCTTCCCGCCTCCGCCGACCTCGAGAGGTCCTCGCAGCTCCTGAGCGCCGCGCTGCGCGCCGAAGAGCCCGGGGCCGTCGTCGAGCCGGCCCCGGCCGAAGGAGCGCTCAAGGTCGCGGACGCTCAGCTTCAGATCAAGCCCCACGCCGGCCCTGGCGCCCGCGAGGCCGTGGAGCGCGCGGCCGGGCGGCTCGCGCGCCGGCTCGGCCTCGGCCGCCCGGAGGTTTTGGAGCGCACCGACGAGAAAGGCGTCTACAACGTCGGCTTCTCGCTCGAAGGGCGCGATCACGACTCCTTCTCCGCGGCCGCCGTCGAGTTCTTCAAGAAGGCGACGGGCGTCCTGCTCGCGGCCATCGCCTACCCCACCGCCGGCGAGCCGGCGAAGGCGGCGCCGGACGGCGCGGCGCCGGGCGCCCTGACGCTCGAGATGCTGGAGCGCTTCACGCAGAACGGGCCCGCCCCGGCCGCGCGCGGCGACGCCTACCTCTATGCGCAGGGCGCCAAGGTCCTGCCCGCGGGGCTCGAGGCCGCGGGAGCGGCGCGCGCCTACGAAAACCTCGCGACCGAGGGCCGCTACAGCCGCACGCACACGATGCTCCTTCGCCGCAACGGCCGCTCCTACGTGATGCTCGAGAGCTTCAACGAGGAGGGGATGCCGGTCATGCGCCCTGTGAAGGTCCCCGCCCGCTACACCCAGGGCCTCGTCACCGACACCCTCGTCGAGGTCTCCTACGACGAGCAGGGCATCCGCGGCCTCACGCCCGTCGGCGGCTACGCCGCGGACGTCGTCATCGGGCGGGCCGCGCGCGCTCCCGACGGCGCCCTGCGCCTCTTCCCGCTCTTCGCGGGCGACACGGCCAAGGCGCTCTACGCGCCCCTCTCCATCGCGGGCGCGGCGCCCAGGGAGGGCGAGATCCTCCAGGTCTTCGTGCGGCCCGTGCGCGGGGGCTATGAGGCCGTCCCGCTCATGGCTCTCGGCACGGAGCTCACGCCCGAGATCGCCGCCCGCGAGATCGCGCTGCGCCACGGCGCGCGCGGCTACTTCGAGGAGGCGGTCGTCCGCCAGGCCGAGGAGATCGGCCGCTCCCAGGACCCGGCCGCCGACTTCCGCCGGATGAAGGAGTCGAAGGGCCGCTCCGAGGACCTGCGGGAGCTCCCCTTCGTCACCATCGATCCCGTCGGCGCCGGCGACCTCGACGACGCCTATTTCGTGCGCAAGGAGGCCGACGGCAGCTACACCTGGTACCTCGCCACCGCCGACGTCGCCCAGTACGTGCGGCCCGGCACCCCCGCCTTCCGCGCCGCCGCGCGCATCGGCAACACCTTCTACGCGGTGGACAAGGACGGGGTCCCCGAATACCCGATGAACCATCCGGTGGTCTCGAAGTTCGTCTCGAGCCTCCTCGCCGGCAAGGATTCGCTCGCGATGGTCTCGAAGATGCGCTTCAGTCCCGAGGGGAAGTTCCTCCTCGACGAGAGCGAGGTCTTCCTCGGACTCGTCCGCGTCCAGGGACGCTACACCTACGACCAGGTCGGCGCGCTCTGGAAGGGAGAGAAGGGCGCCGCGGGGACCCCCCTGGACCCCGCGGCACTGGCCGAGAGGAAAAGGGCTGCGGCCGGGCACGGCATCGAGCACCTCGAGCAGGTGGAGCTCGCCCGCGAGCTCTCGAAGAAGCTCGACGCCGCGGACGGCGAGCGCGGGAAGCTCAAGCTCCACTTTCAGCAGACCGTCCACCGCAAGGGCGCCGACGGGCGCTGGGGAACCTTCATCGTCGAGGAGGATCCGCTCGTCGAGGAGTCGCACCGCCTCATCGAGGAGCTCAAGGTCTACGGGAACCGCGCCATCGCCGTGCGCCTGGAGGCCATCGCGGCGCAGGCCGGGGTCCCGCACATCAGCCGCATCCACCCCGCCCAGGACGAGAAGATCAACGAGCGCCTGCGCGAGGAGCTCTCGGAGATCGGCGTGCCTTGGCCCTCGAACCAGACCCTCTGGCAGTACCTCGCGGCGCTGCGCGAGCGCACGGACCTGCGCGAGGAGGTCCGTGAGACCGCCCAGCTCCTGGCTCTGCGCAGCCGCAGCTCGGCGCTCTACTCCGCCGACGACGCCAAGGGGCATGAGGGGCTCGCGCTCGAGGCGAAGGCGTACGACCATCCCTCGACGCCGATCCGCCGCTTCTCGGACATGTACAACCGCGCGCTGCTCGAGGCGTACCTCGAGGGCTCGGACCCCAAGGCGGTCCACGAGGCGGTCCTCGCCGACATGAAGGCGCTGGGCTTCGAGGACTTCGAGGAGTATCTGCTCCACCTCAACGGCCGCGAGCAGGCCTCGCGCCGCATGGACCATGAGATGGACGAGTTCATGTCGGTCTACATGCTCGCCAAGCCGGAGAACCGGAATCGCCCGCTCACCGGCTACGTGAAGATGCTCAAGCAGGGGAAGAACGCCGAGGCGGTCATCCAACTGCGCGAGATCCCCGCGACGATCATCCTGCGCGACGAGGACGCCCGCGCCTTCCGCCTCCTCGACGAGGTGGGCGTCGTCGTGCGCTCCGCCGACCTCGCCACCCTCGAGGTCGACGCCCGCATCTCCAAGGTCGAGAAGCGGTGA
- the carB gene encoding carbamoyl-phosphate synthase large subunit yields the protein MPRRDDLKKILVIGSGPIVIGQACEFDYSGTQAIKTLRAEGYEVVLVNSNPATIMTDPDLAERTYVEPLTVDVLEQILERERPQAVLPTIGGQTALNLAVALAERGTLERLGVELLGARLEVIRRAEDRELFKRCMLDIGLDVPKSVVVTDLEEARRAGKELGFPVIVRPSFTLGGTGGGIAHHPEELLARTAAAFDASPVKKVLLEESVLGWKEYELEVMRDRKDNFVVVCSIENVDPMGVHTGDSVTVAPAQTLSDREYQAMRDEARRAVSAVGVETGGCNVQFGVDPRSGRRVVIEINPRVSRSSALASKATGFPIAKIATKLAVGYTLDEIPNDITRKTPACFEPAIDYVVVKVPRFAFEKFYAGDDGVRLDTAMKSVGEVMAIGRTFKESLQKALRSLEQNRAGLEAPILGEPLSVAESERLRRKVATPCADRLFWIKAALERGLSVQEAADRSGMDPWFLHQVRELVDFESRLRRGGPAGPRGTGRKEDDRGPRKEKLGPELLREAKALGYSDRALARLLGKTEASVRALRVRLGVRPGFRLVDTCAAEFEAATPYFYSSYDGPGEVRPSRRKNKVVILGSGPNRIGQGIEFDYSCVHASQALREAGFETVMVNCNPETVSTDYDVSDRLYFEPLTLEDVLEVLDLEKPLGTVVQFGGQTPLNLTLPLARAGVPILGTSPSSIDAAEDRERFGALLRRLKIPSPEHGIAKTAAQALAVARRVGYPAMVRPSYVLGGRAMEVVPDEEALRSYLARQSGARHPSLLVDRFLSDAAEADVDAVCDGREVFIGGVMEHIEEAGIHSGDSACTLPPHSLTPAQVERILDYTRRLALGLRVKGLLNVQYAVKDDVVYILEANPRASRTVPFVSKATGIPLAKLAALVMVGRELKTLLPAALRGGGVPQLPYVATKEVLLPFNRFPGVDPTLGPEMKSTGEVMGIDADFARSFAKSQAAAGTPLPVSGSVFLSVRDEDKAALLPVATALQGLGFALHATRSTQAHLARHGVSAKLVHKIGEGKPDPVDLLKQGGVSLVINTPSGAQARSDGYQIRRTSLELGVTCLTNVNDCRAAVHGITLVRGSRLGVKSLQEHHAGLPYPLPRL from the coding sequence ATGCCTAGAAGGGACGACCTCAAAAAGATCCTCGTCATCGGCTCGGGCCCCATCGTCATCGGGCAGGCCTGCGAATTCGACTACTCGGGCACGCAGGCCATCAAGACCCTGCGCGCCGAGGGCTACGAGGTCGTGCTCGTCAACTCGAACCCGGCCACCATCATGACGGACCCGGACCTCGCGGAGCGCACCTACGTCGAGCCCCTCACCGTCGACGTCCTCGAGCAGATCCTCGAGCGCGAGCGCCCGCAGGCCGTGCTGCCCACCATCGGCGGGCAGACCGCGCTCAACCTCGCGGTGGCCCTCGCCGAGCGCGGCACGCTCGAACGACTCGGCGTCGAGCTGCTCGGCGCGCGCCTCGAGGTCATCCGCCGCGCCGAGGACCGCGAGCTCTTCAAGCGCTGCATGCTCGACATCGGCCTCGACGTGCCGAAGAGCGTCGTCGTCACCGACCTCGAGGAAGCCCGCCGCGCCGGCAAGGAGCTCGGCTTTCCCGTCATCGTGCGGCCCTCCTTCACCCTCGGCGGCACCGGAGGCGGCATCGCCCACCACCCCGAGGAGCTCCTCGCCCGCACGGCCGCGGCCTTCGACGCGAGCCCCGTCAAGAAGGTCCTCCTCGAGGAGTCCGTGCTCGGCTGGAAAGAGTACGAGCTCGAGGTCATGCGCGACCGCAAGGACAACTTCGTCGTCGTCTGCTCCATCGAGAACGTCGACCCGATGGGCGTCCACACCGGAGACTCCGTCACCGTCGCGCCCGCGCAGACCCTGAGCGACCGGGAGTATCAGGCGATGCGCGATGAGGCGCGCCGCGCGGTCTCCGCCGTCGGCGTGGAGACCGGCGGCTGCAACGTGCAGTTCGGCGTGGACCCGCGCTCCGGCCGCCGCGTCGTCATCGAGATCAACCCGCGCGTCTCGCGCTCCTCGGCCCTCGCCTCCAAGGCGACCGGCTTCCCCATCGCGAAGATCGCCACGAAGCTCGCCGTCGGCTACACCCTCGACGAGATCCCCAACGACATCACCCGCAAGACCCCGGCCTGCTTCGAGCCCGCCATCGACTACGTCGTCGTCAAGGTCCCGCGCTTCGCCTTCGAGAAGTTCTACGCCGGCGACGACGGCGTGCGGCTCGACACCGCGATGAAGTCGGTCGGCGAGGTCATGGCCATCGGGCGCACCTTCAAGGAGTCCCTGCAGAAGGCCCTGCGCTCGCTCGAGCAGAACCGCGCGGGCCTCGAGGCGCCCATCCTCGGCGAACCGCTCTCCGTCGCGGAGAGCGAGCGCCTGCGCCGGAAGGTCGCCACCCCCTGCGCCGACCGGCTCTTCTGGATCAAGGCGGCGCTCGAGCGCGGTCTCTCCGTCCAGGAAGCCGCCGACCGTTCGGGCATGGATCCCTGGTTCCTGCACCAGGTCCGCGAGCTCGTCGACTTCGAGTCGCGCCTTCGCCGCGGGGGCCCCGCGGGACCCCGCGGCACGGGCCGAAAGGAAGACGACCGCGGCCCGCGCAAGGAGAAGCTCGGCCCGGAGCTCCTGCGGGAGGCGAAGGCCCTCGGCTACTCCGACCGCGCGCTCGCGCGCCTGCTCGGGAAGACCGAAGCCTCCGTGCGCGCGCTGCGCGTGCGTCTGGGCGTGCGCCCCGGCTTCCGGCTCGTCGACACCTGCGCCGCCGAGTTCGAAGCCGCCACCCCCTACTTCTACTCGAGCTACGACGGCCCGGGAGAGGTGCGTCCCTCGCGCCGGAAGAACAAGGTCGTCATCCTCGGCTCCGGCCCCAACCGCATCGGGCAGGGCATCGAGTTCGACTACAGCTGCGTGCACGCCTCGCAGGCCCTGCGCGAGGCCGGCTTCGAGACGGTGATGGTCAACTGCAACCCCGAGACGGTCTCGACCGACTACGACGTCTCGGACCGGCTCTACTTCGAGCCCCTCACCCTCGAGGACGTCCTCGAGGTCCTCGATCTCGAGAAGCCGCTGGGGACCGTCGTGCAGTTCGGCGGCCAGACCCCGCTCAACCTCACGCTCCCGCTCGCCCGCGCCGGCGTCCCCATCCTCGGCACCTCGCCCTCCTCCATCGACGCCGCCGAGGACCGCGAACGCTTCGGCGCCCTGCTGCGCCGCCTGAAGATCCCCTCGCCCGAGCACGGCATCGCGAAGACGGCCGCGCAGGCGCTGGCCGTCGCGCGCCGCGTCGGCTATCCCGCCATGGTGCGCCCGAGCTACGTGCTCGGCGGCCGCGCGATGGAGGTCGTCCCCGACGAGGAGGCCCTGCGGAGCTACCTCGCCCGCCAGTCGGGCGCCCGCCACCCCTCCCTGCTCGTCGACCGCTTCCTCAGCGACGCCGCCGAGGCCGACGTGGACGCCGTCTGCGACGGCCGCGAGGTCTTCATCGGCGGGGTCATGGAGCACATCGAGGAGGCCGGCATCCACTCCGGCGACTCCGCCTGCACCCTGCCGCCCCACTCGCTGACGCCCGCCCAGGTCGAGCGCATCCTCGACTACACGCGCCGCCTCGCGCTCGGCCTGCGCGTGAAGGGCCTGCTCAACGTCCAGTACGCGGTGAAGGACGACGTCGTCTACATCCTCGAGGCGAACCCGCGCGCCTCGCGCACCGTCCCCTTCGTGAGCAAGGCCACCGGGATCCCGCTCGCCAAGCTCGCCGCCCTCGTCATGGTGGGACGCGAGCTCAAGACGCTCCTGCCCGCCGCCCTGCGCGGGGGCGGCGTGCCCCAGCTCCCCTATGTGGCGACCAAGGAGGTCCTCCTCCCCTTCAACCGCTTCCCGGGAGTGGACCCCACGCTCGGCCCGGAGATGAAATCCACCGGCGAGGTCATGGGCATCGACGCGGACTTCGCGCGCTCCTTCGCCAAAAGCCAGGCCGCCGCCGGCACGCCCCTGCCCGTCTCGGGCTCCGTCTTCCTCAGCGTCCGCGACGAGGACAAGGCCGCGCTCCTCCCCGTGGCGACCGCTCTCCAGGGGCTCGGCTTCGCCCTGCACGCGACCCGCAGCACGCAGGCGCACCTCGCGCGCCACGGCGTCAGCGCGAAACTCGTGCATAAGATCGGCGAAGGCAAGCCCGACCCGGTGGACCTGCTCAAGCAGGGCGGGGTCTCGCTCGTCATCAACACCCCTTCCGGCGCCCAGGCGCGCAGCGACGGCTACCAGATCCGCCGAACCTCCCTCGAGCTCGGCGTCACCTGCCTGACCAACGTCAACGACTGCCGCGCCGCCGTCCACGGCATCACCCTCGTGCGCGGCTCCCGGCTCGGCGTGAAATCCCTGCAGGAACACCACGCCGGGCTCCCCTACCCCCTCCCCCGGCTGTAG